A single Tachypleus tridentatus isolate NWPU-2018 chromosome 9, ASM421037v1, whole genome shotgun sequence DNA region contains:
- the LOC143225807 gene encoding uncharacterized protein LOC143225807 isoform X3, with protein sequence MFHEDDEQQAEDNTYCEVCGMADREDRLLLCDACDFGYHCECLDPPLEEVPVEEWFCPDCLPTVEANRHSSMPQEVLDDFQEMLNSNFRPGAAVFRRVIPRTRASENVRSRIQRRRIARESADENERVSTNQTSSVPKRKKKIVRRKTRKIKTRKRKRKTTKKTKTNNIKKRSTTKRRRKRKKKKTRRSKAASRPLAAPVTVKKRIAEKLGLMKPPIGQTLPVIKRPGPSRTIHSIRSDIGISALSLFGDRDELDVVNESFEEENGDVCIVRPHRGLQAKAHAKEILSRASLSSRKNVSTVPSPENLQNFDLLGSILQTQSFLHSNAQDITINKDGTLKSRYSSLTLKSPNGSVQKRPQDPTSQSTNSKETSTQGYSKSSNISQERISGFTGECISTIGACESSRTSKDNSCDPSASRPIDGQCSSFHSHHHKEKHKHSHKNEKKKIQIEEDVDIYSDIESLGEETLLMDEESTDHQFSLPSCANYHVNSHIGNLEEGSDSSENELVIDEDVKDEDHNYSDDENVHVTNNGERLSSENVNDEYNKDNVVQEIVQKDEREKNKVLNSAEKDESTEGGSEENQENRLLNQLNQIQYIYHKMNKRKIYFGDEQRPSFVECVDTGTSENDRAAVSHLTIEPREDTEYLVEGKSEEDEEGEDHEDNNEETEGEDQEDNNEETEGMNDTEKIETDDDQEQENGKEAEDLDETESTVYNNYQEQNNEGDEYIDEAENLDYDVTEEHEDEDEVVRETEENEECGNIEEQENEEEKTKEAGDIDKSVKCGDIQVREDEEVAVAYMDEDDKVENVDIQEDEEAVENIDEDENVENEDTQEDEEAEVEDIDEDENVENEETQEDEEAEVEDIDEDENVTDDNVQNEDIKKDSEVMDENKSIYDYDVEEHNIEEQNKCDNLDSFDAEIMGEELEETTRTEANRSEKENSTQQEICHSEQYHVMHHQGNSNSNAKFSHQISLNLAEEVEDISEDENEMVCEEDEVGNDYNKNINSSYKFSKEGCYNEQDEDDKNVSLLFAEEETNRGDCKKLEAKSRKKHKTSCKSHHIHLEDEAEEGEIVEDAPIKRYTERQKHSSRHNEQEEIEDLTDMAPRINVSELPRIPKVKNVEMDLSVEHSSESKRTSVLERIDAGCSDISWKKLSKNSKDRIYRDRKPKDEKLLYQREIKGNKEGNKSYKLELDRWKQDGWSREGSKYQKLDKIQKSETDRWKQDDKSKEGTKGQKSDSDRWKQDDKYKRLVSDRGKERSEIDLWKEKADVEVSDHSRFSKEKKVERHLEKSYDRNNERREWRTDKGYDKNDKHDKMYKERHKSKDHKEESNRSKEKEKHRRHSHEHMSEKSRERECRKEEKVKIFTEKHEGRKEKTDKHEKRHHDKGHRHHDHKKRKNKAVSPYSDVTSLDAKEIYAKGDSIIINVNFNRNTVKECEVDEYREDKTDGQSDIKSHKSASVTENNTNQKNKIYNDYSKSDGECRTFQNNVLEENTVKQRSKTLKFSEDIWEVTPTEIPLDEDFQLEKDTITVMSDDGSKFESFGFENRNSSDSGTEDDCHKRNVEQNLETNVESSGKENILPVSYDESSIHAKKRNLSRTTFPHSPSYPFPIESDSYDPCEPTKSPTSHHEASYIVKSVDVPSTQEEKPKPPPSPELPPLPTEPEPEEPPLPKDSMTNLNFKTSENKILVGSVMSTSFSSSAVATPHISQSPTFSAPKGASVILPNLRVPPPNFVPQNLHSNSSANNGNLLNSGGLPSLNQHVGTAPPHMVFSASHLHNVMQGGIFSTQPPSSISSANVPGASHLGTGLPPPNALPVFSQVRSQNIGANITLPSSVIMTNVPPPNMGLLSQMSLPNLRQPPPPLPASVQGQMYSQSHSIVSQGQIYSQSQGIVSQGQAYSQSQGIVSMSQTKPLSSVVAALLPRVSTAQVTKQQPQEDVTDVVDMDVESPYSPDSPIDSPLLELDEKNVSVSQNNSISVAKDNFESLISSEKVTSSLGKRSHDSLKSKVGKSKNGDHQSLQSVEFQRSIEGHSRQEAATHISKKPKQDCRSETSKHKHCIRFDVIDRSKLSSSVTNRKDEKKGVMMKMDESQLKILDELPSSAVEMQVKEKFLKKLNRQERVVEEVKLAVKPYYNRKEITKDEYKEILRKSVPKICHNKSGEINPVKIKALVEGYVKKFKYQRRKSMSRTKLGKAS encoded by the exons ACAAGACGATCAAAGGCAGCTTCAAGACCTCTTGCAGCACCTGTGACTGTAAAGAAAAGAATTGCTGAAAAACTTGGACTAATGAAGCCTCCTATAGGTCAGACATTACCAGTTATAAAACGCCCAGGTCCTTCACGAACAATTCACTCAATACGTAGTGATATAGGAATCTCAGCACTTTCATTATTTGGTGATAGAGATGAATTAGATGTTGTAAACGAAAG TTTTGAGGAAGAAAATGGGGATGTTTGTATAGTGAGACCACACAGAGGCCTTCAAGCTAAGGCTCACGCAAAAGAAATCCTTTCTAGAGCATCTCTATCTTCTAG GAAAAATGTGTCTACTGTGCCTTCACCTGAAAATCTCCAGAACTTTGACCTTCTAGGGTCTATCCTTCAAACACAGTCTTTTTTGCATTCTAATGCCCAagatattaccattaataaaGATGGAACTCTGAAATCTAGGTATAGTTCATTGACTTTAAAAAGCCCAAATGGTAGTGTACAGAAAAGACCACAAGATCCAACCTCCCAGAGTACTAACTCTAAAGAAACTTCAACACAAGGGTATTCTAAAAGCAGTAATATAAGTCAGGAAAGGATTAGTGGCTTCACTGGGGAATGCATTTCTACCATTGGTGCTTGTGAATCATCAAGGACTTCAAAAGATAATTCTTGTGATCCTAGTGCTTCTAGACCAATAGATGGACAGTGTAGTTCATTTCATAGTCATCATCACAAAGAGAAACACAAACATTCtcataagaatgaaaaaaaaaaaatccagatagAAGAAGATGTGGATATATATAGTGACATTGAATCTTTAGGGGAAGAAACACTGTTGATGGATGAAGAAAGTACTGATCATCAGTTCTCTTTGCCAAGTTGTGCTAATTATCATGTTAATTCTCATATAGGTAACCTTGAAGAAGGCAGTGATTCAAGTGAAAATGAGCTAGTTATTGATGAGGATGTCAAAGATGAGGATCACAATTACAGTGATGATGAGAATGTCCACGTTACTAATAATGGTGAACGTTTGTCATCAGAGAATGTGAATGATGAGTATAATAAAGATAATGTAGTGCAAGAAATTGTTCAGAAAGATGAAAGGGAGAAAAATAAAGTCCTCAACAGTGCTGAAAAAGATGAAAGTACAGAAGGTGGGAGTGAAGAAAATCAAGAAAATAGATTGTTAAATCAATTAAATCAAATccaatatatatatcataaaatgaataaaagaaagatttattttgGTGATGAACAAAGGCCATCATTTGTGGAATGTGTTGATACAGGTACAAGTGAAAATGACAGAGCTGCTGTGAGTCATCTTACAATTGAACCTAGAGAAGATACAGAATATCTTGTGGAAGGAAAATCAGAAGAGGATGAGGAAGGTGAAGACCATGAGGACAACAATGAAGAAACAGAAGGTGAAGATCAAGAGGACAACAATGAAGAAACAGAAGGTATGAATGATACTGAAAAAATAGAGACTGATGATGATCAAGAACAAGAGAATGGGAAAGAAGCAGAAGATTTAGATGAAACAGAAAGTACAGTGTATAACAATTATCAAGAGCAGAACAATGAAGGTGATGAATACATAGATGAAGCTGAAAATCTAGACTATGATGTTACTGAAGAACACGAGGATGAAGATGAAGTTGTAAGAGAGACAGAGGAAAATGAAGAGTGTGGAAATATTGAGGAACAAGAAAATGAGGAGGAAAAGACAAAAGAAGCAGGAGacattgataaaagtgtaaaGTGTGGAGATATTCAGGTACGAGAGGATGAAGAAGTGGCAGTAGCTTACATGGATGAAGATGATAaggtagagaatgtggatatccaagaGGATGAGGAAGCAGTAGAAAACATTGACGAAGATGAAAATGTAGAGAATGAGGATACCCAAGAGGATGAGGAAGCAGAAGTAGAAGACATTGATGAAGATGAAAATGTAGAGAATGAGGAAACCCAAGAGGATGAGGAAGCAGAAGTGGAAGACATTGATGAAGATGAAAATGTAACTGATGATAATGTTCAAAATGAAGATATAAAAAAGGATTCAGAAGTCATGGATGAAAATAAAAGCATATATGACTATGATGTTGAAGAACATAATATTGAGGAGCAAAATAAGTGTGATAATTTAGATTCATTTGATGCTGAAATTATGGGAGAAGAATTAGAAGAAACTACAAGAACTGAGGCAAACAGATCAGAGAAAGAAAACAGTACACAACAGGAGATATGTCATAGTGAGCAataccatgttatgcaccatcaAGGCAATTCAAATAGTAATGCTAAATTTTCCCACCAGATAAGTTTAAACTTAGCAGAAGAAGTAGAAGATATTTCAGAGGATGAAAATGAAATGGTTTGTGAGGAAGATGAAGTCGGTAAcgactataataaaaatattaatagttcatACAAGTTTAGTAAAGAAGGCTGTTACAATGAACAAGATGAAGATGATAAGAATGTGTCTTTACTTTTTGCTGAAGAAGAAACAAATAGGGGAGACTGTAAAAAACTGGAAGCAAAGTCAAGGAAGAAGCATAAGACCAGTTGTAAATCACATCATATCCATCTAGAGGATGAAGCAGAAGAGGGTGAAATTGTTGAAGATGCTCCCATAAAGAGATATACAGAAAGACAGAAACACAGTTCCCGGCATAATGAACAAGAAGAAATTGAAGACTTAACAGACATGGCTCCTCGAATCAATGTATCAGAACTTCCAAGAATTCCCAaagtaaaaaatgttgaaatggATTTATCTGTAGAACATTCTAGTGAGAGTAAAAGAACAAGTGTTTTAGAAAGAATAGATGCTGGCTGTTCTGACATCAGCTGGAAAAAACTCTCAAAGAATTCTAAAGATAGAATTTACAGGGACAGAAAACCAAAAGATGAAAAGTTACTTTATCAACGTGAAATAAAAGGCAATAAGGAAGGAAATAAATCATACAAGTTAGAGTTGGACCGTTGGAAACAAGATGGGTGGAGTAGAGAAGGAAGTAAATATCAAAAACTGGATAAAATTCAAAAGTCAGAAACGGATCGATGGAAGCAAGATGACAAGAGTAAAGAGGGAACCAAAGGTCAGAAGTCAGATTCAGACCGTTGGAAACAGGACGATAAGTACAAAAGACTGGTAAGTGATCGAGGTAAAGAGAGATCAGAAATTGACTTGTGGAAGGAAAAGGCTGATGTAGAAGTGTCTGATCATAGTCGTTTTTCTAAAGAGAAGAAAGTTGAAAGACATTTGGAAAAATCTTATGATAGAAATAATGAAAGAAGAGAGTGGAGAACAGATAAAGGTTATGATAAAAATGACAAGCATGATAAGATGTACAAAGAGAGACATAAAAGCAAAGATCATAAAGAGGAAAGCAATAggagtaaagaaaaagaaaagcatAGAAGGCATTCTCATGAACACATGTCTGAAAAAAGTCGTGAACGAGAATGTCGAAAAGaggaaaaagtgaaaatatttactgaaaaacatGAAGGGCGCAAagaaaaaactgataaacatgaAAAGAGACATCATGATAAAGGTCATCGTCATCATGATCATAAAAAGCGAAAAAACAAGGCAGTAAGCCCTTATTCTGATGTAACATCCCTTGATGCAAAAGAAATCTATGCAAAAGGtgatagtattattattaatgttaattttaacagGAATACTGTAAAAGAGTGTGAAGTTGATGAATACAGGGAAGATAAAACAGATGGCCAGTCTGATATTAAGTCCCACAAATCTGCAAGTGTTACTGAAAACAATacaaatcagaaaaataaaatttataatgattattcCAAGTCAGATGGGGAATGTCGgacttttcaaaataatgtacttGAAGAAAATACTGTTAAACAAAGGTCAAAAACTCTTAAATTTAGTGAAGATATTTGGGAAGTAACACCAACAGAAATCCCACTTGATGAAGATTTCCAACTGGAAAAAGATACCATTACTGTAATGAGTGATGATGGTTCAAAGTTTGAAAGTTTTGGTTTTGAAAATAGAAATTCTTCTGATAGCGGAACTGAAGACGACTGCCATAAAAGAAATGTGGAACAAAATCTTGAGACAAATGTAGAATCTAGTGGGAAAGAAAACATTCTGCCAGTCAGTTATGATGAAAGCAGTATTCATGCAAAGAAGAGAAACTTGTCAAGAACAACTTTTCCACACTCACCATCATATCCATTCCCCATTGAAAGTGATAGCTATGACCCTTGTGAACCAACAAAAAGTCCAACATCACACCATGAAGCTTCCTACATAGTAAAATCTGTTGATGTACCTTCCACGCAGGAAGAAAAACCAAAACCACCTCCATCACCAGAATTGCCACCACTCCCGACGGAACCAGAACCAGAGGAACCACCACTACCAAAAGATTCTATGACTAATTTAAATTTCAAGACTTCagagaataaaatattagtagGTTCTGTAATGTCCACTTCTTTTTCATCTTCTGCTGTTGCCACACCTCATATTTCTCAGTCTCCAACATTCAGTGCACCTAAAGGGGCTTCAGTAATCCTACCAAACCTTAGAGTCCCCCCTCCAAACTTTGTGCCCCAGAATCTGCATAGTAATTCCTCTGCAAACAATGGTAATCTCTTAAATTCTGGTGGACTGCCATCATTAAATCAGCATGTTGGAACAGCACCTCCACATATGGTGTTTAGTGCTTCACATTTACATAATGTAATGCAAGGGGGGATATTTTCAACACAACCACCATCCAGTATATCATCAGCAAATGTGCCTGGTGCTTCTCACCTTGGTACTGGTTTACCACCACCAAATGCTTTACCAGTTTTCTCCCAAGTTAGGTCTCAAAATATAGGAGCCAATATTACTTTACCTTCCAGTGTAATAATGACCAATGTTCCACCTCCCAATATGGGGTTACTTTCCCAGATGTCTCTGCCTAACCTTCGACAACCTCCACCTCCACTTCCTGCTTCCGTTCAAGGCCAAATGTACTCACAAAGCCACAGTATTGTTTCCCAAGGACAAATATACTCACAAAGCCAAGGTATTGTATCTCAAGGTCAGGCTTACTCACAGAGTCAAGGTATTGTGTCCATGTCTCAGACAAAACCATTATCATCAGTTGTTGCTGCATTGTTACCAAGAGTATCAACTGCCCAAGTTACGAAACAACAGCCCCAGGAGGATGTAACGGATGTTGTAGACATGGATGTTGAATCGCCGTATTCTCCTGATTCACCTATCGATTCTCCTTTGTTAGAACttgatgaaaaaaatgtttctgtttctCAGAACAATTCTATTTCTGTGGCAAAAGACAATTTTGAATCTTTAATTTCTTCAGAAAAAGTGACATCATCCCTTGGGAAAAGAAGTCATGATTCATTAAAAAGCAAAGTTGGGAAATCAAAAAATGGAGATCATCAGAGTTTACAATCAGTTGAATTTCAGCGATCAATAGAAGGCCATTCTAGACAGGAAGCTGCTACACATATCTCCAAGAAACCAAAACAAGACTGTAGATCTGAAACCAGCAAGCATAAACACTGTATAAGATTTGATGTTATTGATAGATCTAAATTAAGCAGCTCTGTAACCAACAGAAAGGATGAGAAGAAAGGAGTAATGATGAAAATGGATGAAAGCCAGTTAAAAATTTTGGATGAATTACCTAGTTCAGCAGTGGAAATGCAAGTTAAAGAAAAG TTCCTCAAGAAACTTAATCGTCAGGAACGAGTTGTGGAGGAAGTGAAACTTGCAGTAAAACCCTACTATAATAGAAAAGAAATTACCAAGGATGAATATAAAGAAATTCTTAGGAAATCTGTTCCAAAG ATATGTCATAATAAATCAGGAGAAATTAACCCTGTCAAAATCAAAGCTTTAGTGGAAGGATATGTGAAGAAATTCAAATATCAGAGAAGAAAGTCAATGTCACGGACAAAACTTGGGAAAGCATCTTGA